A window of the Bradyrhizobium diazoefficiens genome harbors these coding sequences:
- a CDS encoding bifunctional diguanylate cyclase/phosphodiesterase, with protein MASRLSLAVKGGWDAAMRRGPVLWLILSGALLVAGIFAVTAMASGEFRERTLVNRERELENTVQLIARHFDQQFEDSDVIAADLIGQMHLPEITSPQMFRERMSGPEANRMLRSKISPVSYLGDIAIYDADGDLISWSRAEPLPKINISSRTYFQTFKSSPMSEPVLLESVRSFIIDKWTTIVARRLSLPDGTFVGAMVRRIDPDSYQRYFASVALADGAAISLFDREGVMLARYPNVESMIGVSYKSAPLMQKVLTRGGQHTLRVKSPVDGEEKLGSAASLTHFPLVIVATNTMSSALADWRQQTGFMVTTATLSAAVIALILFMIIRQIDRQNREAQQRLEAERLRLDTALNNMSQGLILYDAAGYIVTCNRRYADMFGLSHDVIKPGCHIREAMSHRKERNAFGGDVEAFCADVMKVVAEGEVSTRAHLLPNGRAFQVINTPLAQGGWVATIEEITERRNLEQERDRNYTFLREIIDHIPSQITVKDARTRQYLLINRTAEEQFGQSREAVVGKTPFDIYPGDTARKVTEDDSKALETTEGLFRDEHPWPSLTMGLRYITSTRIGIRDTSGEPRYLINVVEDVTERRRAHEKIAHMAHYDALTDLPNRTLFREQIERELEKVAGGEQFALLYIDVDEFKGINDSLGHHVGDELLKAIAGRIRACLRPGDLIARLGGDEFAVIQTGIESSADVLSFVTRLHEAIRRPYHCLGHQLSTDASIGIALAPQDGTDLDQLIKNADLAMYGAKAEGRRTYRFFVPEMDACARARLSLEQDLRQALVNGGFEIHYQPLVNLHSGEVSGCEALLRWRHPVRGMVSPAEFIPIAEDTGLINELGDWVLRTACNEAATWPAHVRVAVNVSPVQLKCDTLALRIAGALAASGLEPRRLELEITEAVLIRDDEAALSILHQLRSIGVRIALDDFGTGYSSLSYLKRFPFDKIKIDRCFVADIADSGGSPVIVQAVVNIASASNMTTVAEGVETEAQREMLRALGCTEMQGYLFSKPKPAAEVRGLFGPGDAMPVAAVA; from the coding sequence AGCGCATGTCGGGGCCCGAAGCGAACCGGATGCTGAGGAGCAAAATCAGCCCGGTCTCCTATCTCGGCGACATCGCGATCTACGATGCCGACGGCGACCTGATCAGCTGGTCTCGGGCCGAGCCCCTGCCCAAGATCAACATCTCCTCACGCACCTATTTCCAGACCTTCAAATCGAGTCCGATGTCGGAGCCGGTGCTGCTGGAGTCGGTGCGCAGCTTCATCATCGACAAATGGACCACCATCGTCGCCCGCCGGCTGAGCCTGCCCGACGGCACCTTCGTCGGAGCGATGGTCCGGCGGATCGATCCCGACAGCTATCAGCGCTATTTCGCCTCGGTCGCTCTGGCTGATGGCGCCGCCATCTCGCTGTTCGACCGCGAAGGCGTGATGCTGGCGCGCTACCCGAATGTCGAATCGATGATCGGGGTCAGCTACAAGAGTGCGCCGCTGATGCAGAAGGTGCTGACCCGCGGCGGTCAGCACACGCTTCGCGTCAAGAGCCCGGTGGACGGCGAGGAGAAGCTCGGTTCGGCTGCGTCGCTCACGCATTTCCCGCTGGTCATCGTCGCCACCAACACCATGTCGTCCGCGCTTGCCGACTGGCGGCAGCAGACCGGCTTCATGGTCACCACCGCGACGCTTTCGGCGGCCGTGATCGCGCTGATCCTGTTCATGATCATCCGCCAGATCGACCGGCAGAACCGCGAGGCCCAGCAGCGCCTGGAGGCGGAGCGGCTGCGGCTCGACACCGCCCTCAACAATATGTCCCAAGGGCTGATCCTGTACGACGCAGCCGGGTACATCGTCACCTGCAATCGCCGCTATGCCGACATGTTCGGCCTCTCCCACGACGTCATCAAGCCCGGCTGTCACATTCGCGAGGCGATGTCTCATCGCAAGGAACGTAACGCGTTCGGCGGCGATGTCGAAGCGTTTTGCGCCGACGTCATGAAGGTCGTGGCCGAAGGCGAGGTCTCGACGAGAGCTCACCTGCTGCCCAACGGCCGCGCCTTCCAGGTCATCAACACCCCGCTCGCGCAGGGCGGATGGGTCGCCACGATCGAGGAGATCACCGAACGGCGCAATCTGGAGCAGGAGCGCGACCGCAACTACACGTTCCTCCGCGAGATCATCGACCACATCCCATCGCAGATCACGGTGAAGGATGCCCGGACACGGCAATATCTGCTGATCAACCGTACCGCCGAAGAGCAGTTCGGCCAATCGCGCGAAGCGGTAGTCGGCAAGACCCCCTTCGACATCTATCCGGGTGACACCGCAAGGAAAGTTACCGAAGACGACAGCAAGGCGTTGGAGACGACCGAGGGATTGTTCAGGGACGAGCATCCCTGGCCGAGCCTGACCATGGGGCTGCGCTACATCACCTCGACCCGAATCGGCATTCGCGACACGTCGGGCGAGCCGCGCTACCTCATCAACGTCGTCGAGGATGTCACCGAGCGGCGGCGCGCCCACGAGAAGATCGCGCATATGGCGCATTATGACGCGCTGACCGACCTGCCGAACCGAACGCTGTTCCGCGAGCAGATCGAGCGCGAGCTGGAGAAGGTCGCCGGCGGCGAACAGTTCGCGCTGCTCTATATCGACGTCGACGAATTCAAGGGCATCAACGATTCGCTCGGCCACCATGTCGGCGACGAGCTGCTGAAGGCGATCGCGGGTCGCATCCGCGCCTGCCTCAGGCCGGGCGATCTGATCGCGCGGCTCGGCGGCGACGAGTTTGCCGTGATCCAGACCGGAATCGAATCGTCTGCCGACGTGCTGTCCTTCGTGACGCGGCTCCATGAAGCGATCCGCCGCCCCTATCACTGCCTCGGCCACCAGCTCTCCACCGACGCCAGCATCGGCATCGCGCTGGCACCGCAGGACGGCACCGATCTCGACCAGCTCATCAAGAATGCCGACCTCGCAATGTACGGCGCCAAGGCGGAAGGGCGGCGTACCTACCGCTTCTTCGTGCCAGAGATGGATGCGTGCGCCAGGGCTCGCCTCTCCCTGGAGCAGGATCTGCGCCAGGCGCTGGTCAATGGCGGCTTCGAGATCCATTACCAGCCGCTGGTCAATCTGCATTCGGGCGAGGTCTCCGGCTGCGAGGCGCTGCTGCGCTGGCGTCATCCCGTGCGCGGCATGGTCTCGCCGGCCGAATTCATTCCGATCGCCGAGGACACCGGCCTGATCAACGAGCTGGGCGACTGGGTGCTGCGTACGGCCTGCAACGAGGCCGCGACCTGGCCGGCTCATGTGCGCGTCGCCGTCAACGTCTCGCCGGTGCAGCTCAAATGCGACACGCTGGCGCTGCGGATCGCAGGCGCCCTCGCCGCCTCCGGGCTTGAGCCGCGACGGCTCGAGCTCGAGATCACGGAGGCCGTGCTGATCCGCGATGACGAGGCGGCACTCTCGATCCTGCACCAGCTTCGTTCGATCGGCGTGCGCATCGCGCTCGACGATTTCGGCACCGGCTATTCCTCGCTGAGCTATCTGAAACGCTTCCCGTTCGACAAGATCAAGATCGACCGCTGCTTCGTCGCCGACATCGCGGATTCCGGCGGATCACCCGTGATCGTCCAGGCGGTGGTGAACATCGCCTCCGCCAGCAATATGACCACGGTGGCCGAAGGCGTCGAGACCGAGGCCCAGCGCGAGATGCTGCGCGCGCTCGGCTGCACGGAGATGCAGGGCTATCTGTTCAGCAAGCCGAAGCCGGCGGCCGAGGTGCGCGGGTTGTTCGGCCCGGGCGATGCCATGCCAGTGGCGGCGGTGGCCTGA
- a CDS encoding sensor domain-containing diguanylate cyclase yields the protein MAKLIKTSVKTVDVADSYAVRLMQHLVVPTFVIDPKRRVVIWNRACERLTGVAAAEVIGTTKHWQAFYETKRPCLADLVALDRPEQLPEFYSEYAARGHNGLGFSAENWCVMPKLGSQLYLAIDAGPIHDEAGNLIAVVETLRDLTDQKRAEMALKELATKDGLTGLSNRRSFDQMLMTEWARAQRTQKPLALLFVDVDHFKLFNDEHGHQSGDECLREVARVVSRHAVRPLDLASRYGGEEFALILPDMSCDDACAIAEEIRGAVMALRIAHGAHGAGNHVTLSVGVASHIPGEADGGPDRLLGAADQGLYAAKRLGRNRVVCSERLLAEFAGLGRDNVPLSGQVSGQVPGLAPRKSA from the coding sequence ATGGCAAAACTCATCAAGACTTCTGTCAAAACCGTCGACGTGGCGGATTCCTACGCGGTGCGGCTGATGCAGCATCTGGTGGTGCCGACCTTCGTGATCGACCCGAAGCGCCGCGTCGTGATCTGGAACAGGGCGTGCGAGCGGCTGACCGGCGTTGCAGCCGCCGAGGTGATCGGCACGACGAAACACTGGCAGGCCTTCTACGAGACCAAGCGCCCTTGCCTTGCCGATCTGGTCGCGCTTGACCGCCCCGAGCAGCTACCTGAATTCTATTCGGAGTACGCCGCGCGCGGCCACAACGGGCTCGGGTTCAGCGCGGAGAACTGGTGCGTGATGCCGAAGCTCGGCAGCCAGCTCTATCTCGCGATCGACGCCGGCCCCATCCATGACGAGGCCGGCAATCTGATCGCCGTGGTGGAGACGCTGCGCGACCTCACCGACCAGAAGCGCGCCGAGATGGCGCTGAAGGAGCTCGCCACCAAGGACGGGCTGACCGGGCTATCGAACCGCCGCTCCTTCGACCAGATGCTGATGACCGAATGGGCGCGCGCGCAGCGGACGCAGAAGCCGTTGGCGCTGCTGTTCGTCGACGTCGATCATTTCAAGTTGTTCAACGACGAGCACGGCCACCAGTCCGGCGACGAATGCCTGCGCGAGGTCGCGCGCGTCGTCAGCCGCCATGCGGTGCGCCCGCTCGACCTGGCCAGCCGCTATGGTGGCGAGGAATTCGCGCTGATCCTGCCCGACATGAGCTGCGACGATGCCTGCGCCATTGCTGAGGAGATCCGCGGTGCCGTCATGGCGTTGCGGATCGCCCATGGCGCCCACGGGGCCGGCAACCACGTCACCCTCAGCGTCGGCGTCGCCAGTCATATCCCCGGCGAGGCCGACGGCGGCCCCGACCGGCTGCTGGGTGCAGCCGACCAGGGGCTCTATGCGGCCAAAAGGCTCGGCCGCAACCGTGTCGTCTGCTCCGAGCGGCTGCTGGCCGAATTTGCAGGCCTCGGCAGGGACAATGTGCCGTTGAGTGGTCAGGTGAGTGGTCAGGTTCCTGGCCTGGCCCCGCGCAAATCCGCCTAA